From the Xylanibacillus composti genome, the window TTGCCGCGTACACTCAGCACAGCGGCTGTATCATCCAGCTGCACGGCCAGCGGCAGCAGATCTTGCTCCGTCCCGCCAGTTCCATGGAGCAGCAACAAGGTCGGGGCAGCCGGGGCGCTTCCTTTGCGAAAAATATGCTTCACTGCTTATCCTCCTCCAGCACGCGAATTTCAAAAGGCGGCAAGCCCTGATTGATTTGCTCCCGATGCGGCTCATACCACGCAGGAAGCATCAGCTGCTCGCCCAATGTCTCATACGGCTCGTCAAGCTCAAATCCCGGCGGATCTGTCGCGATCTCGAACAAGATCTCTCCTGCTTCCCGGAAGTAGATGGCGGTGAAGTATTGCCGATCTACAATAGGAGTGGGATGAAATCCCTGCTCAGCTACAAAGGCGCGCCAGCTTTCCTGATCCTCCCGGTCTGCCGCCCGCCATGCGATATGGTGAACGGTGCCGGCTCCGCCATGGCCTCGGCCCATGACCGATGCATTCACATCGACCAAGTTGCCTAAATCCCCGTGCGCCCGGAAGCGAACCATCCCTTGCTCCTCGCCGATCCGTTCCAGACCGAGCACATGCTCCAGGGCATGCATCGTCTGTTCCGGCGCCATGCTGTAAAGCACGGCCCCTC encodes:
- a CDS encoding ring-cleaving dioxygenase; the encoded protein is MTKSTAGIHHITAFVGNAQANVDFYAGILGLRLVKKTINFDAPEVYHLYFGNEVGSPGTAITFFPFEGARKGRVGGGQVGYTTFAVPEGALPFWEERLSKFAIPYEETQRFGETYLRFQDRDGLKLELVARKEGPNSKWSFGGVPADKAIKGFGGAVLYSMAPEQTMHALEHVLGLERIGEEQGMVRFRAHGDLGNLVDVNASVMGRGHGGAGTVHHIAWRAADREDQESWRAFVAEQGFHPTPIVDRQYFTAIYFREAGEILFEIATDPPGFELDEPYETLGEQLMLPAWYEPHREQINQGLPPFEIRVLEEDKQ